A segment of the Candidatus Thorarchaeota archaeon genome:
TCATATGCCTGTGCATAGGCCGGGATTCTGGCATTCTGGACGGGAGGTGGAACAAGAGTCTGAGAGGTTTCGCAGGGCACTAGCGCTGCAAGACCGAAGAGGAGCACATGCCACGCAGTCGACAATACTGCCAGTTGGAACATTGCGGCGAAGGCGGACTTTACACCTCTTTCTAGTTGTGTATCACATCAGTTGTGCAACAGACCCGATTACGTCCGCCACTAGTACTCGAATCCTCTTCGGGCTTGGAGCGCCTTCTCCTTGTAGTAGTGCTTGACCTCTCTCATCTCTGTGACAAGGTCTGCGGCCTCGATGACCTCAGGTCGAGCATAGCGACCCGTCATGATGATCTCAACGCCTGGTGGTCGGGATGCGATCAACTCGAGCTGGTCTTCCAGAGAGATGAGTCCCCACTCGACTGCAACGTTGATCTCGTCCAGGATAAGTACATCGCATAGCCGCTCTCTCAGGGCTCTCTGAGCCATTCTGAGCCCTTCCTGCGCCTTCTCAATGTCGATTGGGTCGGGGTTGTGCCTGTCGACGAAACACTCCCTGCCAACAGGGACGAGTTTGAAACCGGTCACGCCTTCAAGGCTTCGAAACTCGCCATAATTGACCTCGACACCGTCGCCCCTGTGGGCAACCTTCGCTTTCATGAAGGCAATCATCAACACTTCAAGTCCGTGTCCTGCAGCCCTCAGACCGGCTCCCAGCGCGCATGTTGTCTTTCCCTTGCCGTTACCTGTATAGACTTGGACCAGACCCGAGAGTTCCGGCTTCTTCAAAGACTCGCACCTCATGCCTTCAGGCGCCTTACAATCTCGGCCACACGTCTTCCCAGTTGCTGACTGCTCTCCACGGCCAGTGTGTCGGTCTCAGCGGTACGCCACTTCCCCTCGTCTGTCTGCAGGCTGCCGGAACCAAACGGACCCTGCCTCACAGGACTTCCTACGCCACCCACGACAATCATGCCGTGAGCGAGAGCATAGCGATTAAGCAGATCAATCACAGCCTCCTGACCACCATAGCGTAGTCCCGCGAATGTGATGGCACCGAACACCTTGTCACGCAGCTGATGGTCTTGCATCTTCATGGACCGTGACCTGTCCATGAAGTCCTTCAGGACTCCCGGGACCGATGTGAAGTATGACGGTGCAGCGATGATGATTGCGTCGGCCATCCTGAGCTTCTCCTCCAGCTTCGGAAAGTCGTCCATCTCGCTCTCAGGACATGGCTTCTTCCTGACACACAGGTCGCAGCCTGTGCACCTGCGTATGGTGTACTCGCTCAGGTCCAGTATGAGTGTCGAAGACTCTCCACCAGGGCCCGTGTTCAACACTTCAGAAGCCGCTTCAAGTGCCTTCTGCAACAGAAACCTAGTACTCGACTTTGCCTTCTTCGGGGAGCCAGACACACCCACAATGAGCAATCCGGATGCCACCTCACAGGCACGTCCAAGTGGACGGATACTTCTACGTTTCGGAAGTTCCTGTCTTGCGCCTCCACTCTGGGGTCCGCCTAGTGGACAGGCTTCACGTCCTCCCATCGAGCGGATTCTCGGGCAGATGCTAGAGCGAGACCATGATTGCCTGACCTAACTCACTGACTGCTCTCGTAGCGGCCATGCGGCTGCTGCCCCTATATGATGCAGCGACAGCAGTCAGTCCTCGTACGCGGAGTGTCTGCACGGAATACCCGCTGATCTCTAGTGCCGACGGTACCAGGTCCATTGAAGTCCTGAGTGTACCCGTGGTCAGCCACTCACGGATCATTCGGAGGTGCGCGTCAGGCACATTGCCGCCAATCATCTGACCCTGAGCATCTAGCACAGCGACATACGCGACATCGTGTTTCTGAAGTATCTCTGTTATGGCCTCTTCGATTGCAGGAACGGACTTGTCCAACGGTAACTGAAGGTCCATCTGAACGTAATCATCAACGAGCTCTTCAAGCCCTGTGACGTCCTGCAACTGGCCTGACCACGAAGCCACAATTGGTCCATATCCTCTAGCCATCGCCCTGCCCAAGGACATGGCCTTCTTCTTGAGTGCAGCAGGAGACTCGTCGGATGTGGCCTCGATGACTAGCGAGAAGTTCTCCAGAAAGGAGTATACCCACATGTTGCCGCTATGCTCCATAATGTACGGCTGGTCCGGGTTGGTACTGCTTGAAGAACTATACAACATGACACAGGTGCGGACGTGATGGGGAATAGGTGAGTGTCCGGATGACTCATCAGTACCTGAGTGGTATCTTCGCACGTACAGTGGATCTCCGTTGTTCTTGACGACGTACGCAGCCCGTATCACGCGAGTGGTCTCCTCGGCCTGAAGGACTCGCTTCAGAGATAAGTCTTCTCCGTTCGCATTGCCAGTCTTCAGCCTGTTTAGAGTATGGAGCGGTGTCGAAAGAGGGGACAATGCCCCCGCTGGCGGCGCTTGTACCAATACAGAGGCATGGTCTTCAGGTGAAGGAGGGACTGATTCGGACAGCCCGCTCAGTAGTTCGTCTCCTGTGACCATATGTGCTCAGAAGCCATGAATGCCAAGCGAGTCCGCATTCATTGGGATAACGTGGCGAATCATCGTGCCATGATACAGTGACTTCGGAGGCCTTTTAATGTGTGAATCACATCACCAGTCAGGTCAAGTGTCATGCCAAAGGAAAAGGGTGAGCCACTGAAACGGAGCCGCTACGACATTTACGCGGAGATAGTCCGGATAGTCCACATCTACGGGTACTGCCCACTTACCAAGGCCGCCCGTTCCACTAACTTGCCCGTGGACAGGGCAAAGGAGACCATAGAGTACATGGTCGAGAGAGGTCTGTTGGAGGAGGACGAGGAGGACGGTCATCGCGTCTATAAGGTCACTGTGAGAGGACATCAATATCTTGAGCTCTACAAGAGACTGGCGGGGCTGGTCGGCATACCCATGCCGGAGCCCATAATCGGGATGTAGTGTGTGCATATCCACACCATCTTGTGTAGTAACATATTGTGACCCTTTCTTGTGGTTTCGCTTTATATTCGGGGCATGACTCGTTATGATTGGATGAATGTCATCAAGGAGACCAACGCATGACCGAGAGAGTCAAGTTCAAAGGACAACCCAGACTAGAACTGGGCGCAATCGAAGGAGACATCGAGATCTCCGACTGTGACTTTGTGGTTCCAAGAGAGGGAACGCAGATACTGATCAATGGAAATGTCAGAGTGGAGGGTGATGTCATCTTCGGTGGCGCTCTCAAGGCCAAGGCACTACACGCAAAGGCAAAGTCGATTGTGACCGTTGAGGGAGACCTTGACATTGAGACCACAGCCTTTGTTGACAGAGGTGACCTTGAGGTCCACGGCTCGGCATCCGCGAAGGAGATTGGAGCCGCTTCAGCACTGCGAGTAGAGGGCAACCTCACCTGTTCCGGTGCCAAGGCCGGAGGCTCGATCAAGGTGAGGCGAAACGCCAAGGCGCACCGCATGAGTGCAGGCGGGAGTGTTCACATAGAAGGCGATGCAGAGGCGGACAGGGTCAGTGCGGGAGGTTCTGTGGCAATCGACGGTCGTGCCACTGTATCGGAGGTCTCTGCGGGTGGTTCAGTGAAGTGCAACACCGGCAGGATTGGAAAGGTCGATGTCGGAGGCAGCTTCAAGGCCCTGGGAGCCGTTGAAGTGGATGAGATTGACGTCGGAGGCTCAGGTGTAGTAGGACCGGGCTCCACTGTCCATTCGGTGGACATAGGGGGCTCGTTCAAGTCTGATGGGAATCTCAGTTTTGGAGTCATTGATGTTGGCGGGTCGGTCAGGCTGGGAGGAGACTCGGAAGGAAGCACCATAGACGTCGGAGGCGCGCTCTCCGTTGATGGCAGTCTGCATATCAAGGAGGACCTTGATGTTGGCGGCAAGATTGAGATAGAGAAAGACCTCCGATGCAATGGCACTATCAAGATTGGCGGCACCATTTTCGTTGGCGGAAGAATCGACACTTACCGTCTGGCGGTTGGCGGGCGAGCAGAGGCAAAGTACATTCGTGCGACTGATGGGTTCAGGATTGGACGCAGGGGCGAGGTGCGTGGCTTTGTTGAGTCAAGAGACATAGTGGTGCGAGAGCGGGCTCGCACAGAGGCGCTCTATGGAGAGCAGATACGCGTTGAGGAGCGAGCCAGAGTCAGGCATCTCTATGCCCGAGACATATACCTGGAGCGAGAGGTCGTAATTGAAGGCACTGTCATGTACACTGACGATCTTGAGACCGAAGATGGAGTGAGGTTCAAGGAAGAACCCCGCAAAGTCGACCAGCTACCACCGCCTGAAGAGGTAGCGGGCCAGTCCTCGGAGCTGCGAAGGAGGTCAGATGACGGCCCTTGCACACAGTGCTCGTAGTAGCGGGGCAGTCCTCGGAACCGCAAGGACGGCCAAGTCAAGAATGGTAGTCATGCGCGCATCTCACGGGTTCACTGTCTGAGAGCCAGCATTCGAATCTCGCGGGGTGCAAAGGTGACTGGTATGCGACCTCGCTCCGTATGGCTTCTGATGACAGTCCCGTCCATCTTGACCTCGTCCGCCATCTTTTGCAGACCCGCAAGAGTCAGAGTCACCGTCTCCTGCACATCCGACATGTTGTACAGAGTGACGAGAAGGGAATTGCCACGAATCCTAAGCGACGACACTCTGATCGACGGATTGTCAAGCTCTAGCAGAGGGCTGGAGAGCTTCTCTGGGAACACAGCCTTGTACGCCGTGAAGGCCAAGGGGGTCGCACCTGCCGCTTCAGACTCCTCAGCACTGATATGCAGCGGGTCTGATGACGAATGGACCATGAAACCATAGAAGAACTCGTACTCCGTACCCATCTCCTGAGCCCCGGGAGTGGGCTCCGCGGGACCTGCATGCATGGGTCGCTCTGGAAAGTCCGACCGTGACAACCAACCAACGCTTCTCACAAGTGTAAGCGCAATACGATAACCGTTGGCAAGTTCAACTTCTGGAAGACCCCTGTTGAAGACTGTGATTGCATCTGGGCCGTTTGCGTCATCGACTCGGATGAAGCGTTTCTGTGCCTGAATCCCAGATGGCATCTCGGGATATGTTGAGACCGACTCCCGCAGCTGGTCGGGTGTTGGCATTGGCTCCGGTGCGGCCAGACGTCTGATACAGCCGAAGTGCGTGGACGTTGTCGTGTGTTCGGACTTGAACGGGAGGTCAAAGCATATGCGCAGACGATGGTCGCGCGTCCGATTGACAATACGTGTGACAATCTCAACTCGGGGCGTGTCGCGGTAGAAGCGGAATACCGACTCAACTGGGACCTCGGTCTTTCCAACTCTCGCAGTCCTTGTGTCATCAAGCCGGTCGCGCAGGGTCAGCACCATGCTCTGCTCCACCTCAGCAAACAGGGGACCACTTGTCCGCAATGATCGCTTCACGTCTGTGACAGACACATAGTCCGGTGGCACCATGCCAAAAGTGTACTCGTCGCCGCGGTCGCCAAAGTCTTCGAAGACGTGCAACCGACGATAGACGCAACCTGTGACCTTGTTTGTCAGGCTCAATGTGCCATCCTTGCTGAAGACGACTTGGTAGAAGCGATTGGCCACCCTCTCAGTGGTAGCAGTCAGAGGCACCACCTCCGGCTTCGGCTCCGGCTCCGGTTGATCGGGACTCGCACTCAGACATGCAAATGACCATGAGTTGAGTGGCACCACAGATGCGTAGACTGTCTGTGTCGGACGAGCAGCGACAATGTGTATCTTCTTGTAGGCCTTGCTGGCCAGAATCTCGCGAGCCTCTCTCTTGAAGGCCTCCATGTCAAAGTCACCGAGCGGCTGGTAGTCTGCGTCGAATCTCAGTTCCAGCAGACCGGGCTCCGCACCTTCGTGGTACTCCACTCCATTGATATAGAAGTCCATCAGCTTTC
Coding sequences within it:
- a CDS encoding cob(I)yrinic acid a,c-diamide adenosyltransferase, producing the protein MRCESLKKPELSGLVQVYTGNGKGKTTCALGAGLRAAGHGLEVLMIAFMKAKVAHRGDGVEVNYGEFRSLEGVTGFKLVPVGRECFVDRHNPDPIDIEKAQEGLRMAQRALRERLCDVLILDEINVAVEWGLISLEDQLELIASRPPGVEIIMTGRYARPEVIEAADLVTEMREVKHYYKEKALQARRGFEY
- a CDS encoding flavodoxin family protein, whose amino-acid sequence is MGGREACPLGGPQSGGARQELPKRRSIRPLGRACEVASGLLIVGVSGSPKKAKSSTRFLLQKALEAASEVLNTGPGGESSTLILDLSEYTIRRCTGCDLCVRKKPCPESEMDDFPKLEEKLRMADAIIIAAPSYFTSVPGVLKDFMDRSRSMKMQDHQLRDKVFGAITFAGLRYGGQEAVIDLLNRYALAHGMIVVGGVGSPVRQGPFGSGSLQTDEGKWRTAETDTLAVESSQQLGRRVAEIVRRLKA
- a CDS encoding polymer-forming cytoskeletal protein, coding for MTERVKFKGQPRLELGAIEGDIEISDCDFVVPREGTQILINGNVRVEGDVIFGGALKAKALHAKAKSIVTVEGDLDIETTAFVDRGDLEVHGSASAKEIGAASALRVEGNLTCSGAKAGGSIKVRRNAKAHRMSAGGSVHIEGDAEADRVSAGGSVAIDGRATVSEVSAGGSVKCNTGRIGKVDVGGSFKALGAVEVDEIDVGGSGVVGPGSTVHSVDIGGSFKSDGNLSFGVIDVGGSVRLGGDSEGSTIDVGGALSVDGSLHIKEDLDVGGKIEIEKDLRCNGTIKIGGTIFVGGRIDTYRLAVGGRAEAKYIRATDGFRIGRRGEVRGFVESRDIVVRERARTEALYGEQIRVEERARVRHLYARDIYLEREVVIEGTVMYTDDLETEDGVRFKEEPRKVDQLPPPEEVAGQSSELRRRSDDGPCTQCS